A region of the Dyadobacter sp. CECT 9275 genome:
CTCCATGAATGTTCTTCAGTATTTTGGTAAAAGTTTTGGCATCCGAGGCCACACTGTTCGGGGCCTGTGAGGTACCATCTGTGACCTTTTTCTCCTTCGCTTCCCGGTCTCTCTTGAACCGCTTAAGCTCGTCCAGCTGGATATACCCCTTCCCGATCCGGTAAAAGAAATCCACAGGAGTCTTACAATCAAAGAATGCCCGTAACTGGTTAATCACCTCGGCGGTCATCTCCATGCCCAGAATCTTGAGCTTCTTCTCAACCATCTGCCGGCCGTCCGTTTCAAACCGGCGGTTATCCTCCTTCAGGAAATCTTTGATCCGGGCCCTTGCTTTGGAGGTAACTACAATCCTTAGCCAGTCTTCATTGGGCTTTTGTTTGCCGGAAGTAATAATCTCAACCTGATCCCCATTATTAAGTACATAACTAATGGGTACCAGTATCCCTCCAACTTTGGCTGCCATGCAATGCGCTCCCACCTCGGAGTGTATGTCAAACGCGAAATCCAGGGCCGTGGAACCGCTCTGAAGTACTTTAAGTTCACCTTTTGGTGTAAACACAAAAACCTCTTCATTAAAAAGATTGCTCCGGAACTCGTCAAGAAACTCAATGGCTGCGGTTTTATCTCCAAAACCATTTTCGAGTGTTTCCCTCACCTGAGTGATCCACTGTTCGATATTCCCTTTTACCTTGGTATCATTCCCTTTGTACTTCCAGTGCGCTGCATAGCCCTTTTCCGCAATTTCGTCCATGCGTGACGTACGGATCTGCACCTCCACCCACTGCCCGCTTTTGCTCATAACCGTAGAGTGCAGCGACTGGTAACCGTTGGCGCGCGGTGTACTCAGAAAGTCTTTCAGCCGGTCGGGGTTGGGTTTGTAATGGTCCGTCACAATGGAATACGCCTGCCAGCAGATTGCCTTTTCCCGATCCACCTCCGCCGAAGATTCCAGCACAATCCGTATCGCAAAAAGATCATAAATCTCCTCAAAAGGTTTGTTTTGCTTCCGCATCTTATTCCAGATGGAATAGATGGATTTTGGTCTGCCTTTGATAATGAAATTAAGACCGGCAGCTTCCAGATCCTGGGCAATAGGATCCATAAACTTAGAAATAAACCGATCCCGAACCCCTTTGGTCTCTCTCAATTTCCGGGCAATGGCCCGATACTCCTGAGGTTCGGTATATTTCAGATACAGTTCTTCCAGCTCCGACTTGATCGTATACAAGCCCAGCCTGTGCGCCAGCGGAGCATAAATAAAGCTCGTTTCTGAAGCAATTTTCAACTGCTTGTCTCTGGGCATACTGTCGAGCGTCCGCATGTTGTGCAGCCTGTCAGCCAGCTTCACCAGAATAACCCTCACGTCGTCCGACAAAGTCAGCAGCATTTTGCGAAAATTCTCCGCCTGCTGGGAGGTACCATGCTCAAAACGGCCGGATATCTTCGTCAGCCCGTCAATAATTTTAGCTACCTTTTTCCCAAAAAGGCGCTCAATGTCCTCAATGGCCATGTCGGTATCCTCCACAACGTCATGAAGTAATGCCGCCACAATACCAGTGGTACCCAGCCCGATCTCCTCTACAACAATCTGAGCGACGGCCAGCGGGTGATAGATATAGGGTTCACCCGATCTCCTTCGCATATCTTTATGCGCATCAACAGAAGTATAAAATGCCTTTTTTATTAGTTTGGCATCGTTTTCTTTCAAATAAGGCTTGGCTGTTCTTAACAGTCTGCGGTATTTCTTAAGGATATCTTTGCGCTCTTGTTGCAGATCAATGTTGACCGTTTCTACGAGTTGCTCCACTGTAAATTAGTGATTGGTATGCTTCACCAAAATAACAAATTTTGACGACATTATTCAATACTATTTTACCAAAACATAAAATTTTCAAAAAAACTTGCATGTTTTAAAAAAATAGAAATACCTTTGCACTCCCAATTTAACAATCGCAGTTAATAAGTTGGTAAATGCGGGCGTGGCGGAACTGGTAGACGTGCTAGACTTAGGATCTAGTGCCGCAAGGCGTGGGGGTTCGATTCCCTCCGCCCGTACATGGAAAATAAGGGAATGACGGGGCGTCAGATTCCTATCTGAAAAGTTAATTACCAGATGAACTGCTCCGTAAAACCCGTCAAATGCCCTCAGGACATAGTTTTGAGGGCATTTTTGTTTGAATAAATTTAGGCTTTTTACAAATATCATATAAGTATCGCATGGAAGTTCTGTTAGAGAAAAATTCGCCAACGTTAGCATCCCTGAAAGTAAAGCTAACCAAAGAGGATTATCAGCCCAAAGTAGATAAAACCATTAAGGATTATTCTAAACGTGTGAATTTAAAAGGATTTCGTCCTGGAAAAGTGCCATCCCATGTAATACAGCGCATGTATGGCAAAAGCATCCTGGTAGATGAAGTCAATAATATTCTGAGCAAAACCGTTAGCAGTTACATCAGAGACAACAAACTTCAGGTGGTGGGAGACCCTATCCCTGACCGTGAAAAAGCTGAACTGGTGGACTGGGATAAAGCCGACGAGTTCGAGTTTTCCTATGACCTGGGCGTCGCTACTGACTTTGAGGTAAATTTGAGCGAGATTCCTGCGATAAAACGTTATACGATTAATGTTGACGATAATGAACTCAACAAGACCATTGATGGACTGAAGGATCGATTTGCAGAGAGCACTCATCCGGAAGTGAGCGAGGCTGGTGATATGATCTTTGGTGAATTGAAACAAGAGTCTTCTGACTTTACAACCAAATCTGCTATCCCTACGAAACAAGTGAAAGAGGAAGTTCTTTCGAAGTTCGTGGGTATTAAAAAGGATGACGTCATCACTTTTGATATACAAAACACCTTCACCGATGAAGCTGCTATTGCACAC
Encoded here:
- a CDS encoding RelA/SpoT family protein translates to MEQLVETVNIDLQQERKDILKKYRRLLRTAKPYLKENDAKLIKKAFYTSVDAHKDMRRRSGEPYIYHPLAVAQIVVEEIGLGTTGIVAALLHDVVEDTDMAIEDIERLFGKKVAKIIDGLTKISGRFEHGTSQQAENFRKMLLTLSDDVRVILVKLADRLHNMRTLDSMPRDKQLKIASETSFIYAPLAHRLGLYTIKSELEELYLKYTEPQEYRAIARKLRETKGVRDRFISKFMDPIAQDLEAAGLNFIIKGRPKSIYSIWNKMRKQNKPFEEIYDLFAIRIVLESSAEVDREKAICWQAYSIVTDHYKPNPDRLKDFLSTPRANGYQSLHSTVMSKSGQWVEVQIRTSRMDEIAEKGYAAHWKYKGNDTKVKGNIEQWITQVRETLENGFGDKTAAIEFLDEFRSNLFNEEVFVFTPKGELKVLQSGSTALDFAFDIHSEVGAHCMAAKVGGILVPISYVLNNGDQVEIITSGKQKPNEDWLRIVVTSKARARIKDFLKEDNRRFETDGRQMVEKKLKILGMEMTAEVINQLRAFFDCKTPVDFFYRIGKGYIQLDELKRFKRDREAKEKKVTDGTSQAPNSVASDAKTFTKILKNIHGDRADSDTLLIGDDMDKIDYKLAQCCNPIAGDDVFGFVTINEGIKIHRTTCPNAVELMSKHGNRIIKAKWESSKREAFLAGLYISGTDRVGLVNDVTRIISNELHINMRGLTIDTKDGVFNGDIKLYVQDTKHLDILISKLEQVEGVYKVQRFDTNLQAAS
- the tig gene encoding trigger factor, which encodes MEVLLEKNSPTLASLKVKLTKEDYQPKVDKTIKDYSKRVNLKGFRPGKVPSHVIQRMYGKSILVDEVNNILSKTVSSYIRDNKLQVVGDPIPDREKAELVDWDKADEFEFSYDLGVATDFEVNLSEIPAIKRYTINVDDNELNKTIDGLKDRFAESTHPEVSEAGDMIFGELKQESSDFTTKSAIPTKQVKEEVLSKFVGIKKDDVITFDIQNTFTDEAAIAHVTGKKKEDVAELSGEFSLVVSDITRSAPAEVNQDFFDKVLGPGQVENEEQFNEKVLDIIKGNYERETEALLRRDIEQALLDAISIEVPEEFLKDWLERTNEGKFTREQIDEQFNDFQKSLKLSLIKNKIADAESIKVEYPEILEFTREMVRGQFGIYGDDENMKETIDRVAQGYLADKERDNYTSIFNQVFDEKVIGFIRSQVSTDEQTIEVGEFEAIAKGA